The following DNA comes from Tunturibacter psychrotolerans.
GGCGTCCCGATTATTGGGACATCTCCGGAGTCGATCGATCTCGCGGAGGATCGCAAGCGATTTGGGAAATTGATTGAGGAGTTGAAGATTCCGCAGCCTGAGGGCGCGATGGCGACGAGCGTCGAAGAGGCTGTGGCTGGCGCGAATCGTGTTGGTTACCCGGTGCTGGTGCGGCCTTCGTATGTGCTGGGCGGACGCGCGATGGTCATTGCCTATGACGATGATGCGATTGTGCGGTACATGTCGACTGCGATTGAGTACTCGCAAGAGAGGCCGGTGCTGATCGACCACTTTCTAGAAGACGCTATCGAGTGCGATGTGGATGCGCTGTGCGATGGCGATGATGTGGTGATCGCTGGGATCATGCAGCACATCGAAGAGGCGGGAATTCACTCTGGGGACTCGTCGTGCGTGCTGCCGGCGGTTGATTTGAGTGATGATGTGCTGCGTACGATTCGGGAAGATACGCGCAAGCTGGCGATGGCGTTGGGCGTGCGGGGCTTGGTGAATATTCAGTTTGCGATTCAACGGGGCACTGTGTACGTCATCGAAGTAAACCCTCGGGCTTCGCGGACGGTGCCTTATGTTTCGAAGGCGACAGGAATCCCTCTGGCGAAGGTTGCTTCGCGGATCATGGTGGGACGGAAGCTGAAAGAGTTGCTGCCAGAGCAAGTAGCGAGCCGAAAAGACCTGGAGACTGGCTCTCACTACTTTGTGAAGTCGCCGGTGTTTCCGTGGGGCAAGTTTCCGGGAGTCGATACGGTGCTTGGGCCGGAGATGAAGTCTACCGGTGAGGTGATGGGGGTCGCTGATAACTTTGGCGAGGCGTTTGCGAAGGCACAGATTGCGGCCGGGCAGGTGCTTCCGCTGCAGGGAACGGTGTTCCTGAGCGTCAACGATCATGACAAAGAAGGCGCGGTTTCGCTGGCACGGGAGTTTGTGGAGATGGGTTTCCACGTGGTGGCGACGCATGGGACGGCGATTGTGCTGGAGCAGGCTGGACTGCAGCCGGAGCGCGTCTACAAGGTGAAGGAGGGCCGCCCGAACGTCGTCGATCTGATCAAGGGAGATAGAATTCAGCTGATCGTGAATACGCCGCACGGGCAGGATACTTTCTTTGACGAGAAAGCAATCCGAAGGGCTGCGGTGATGGCGAGGATTCCGACGATTACGACGTTGGCGGCTGCGCGCGCTGCGGCCGATGGTATCTCCGCACTGCAGAAGGGTACATTGAGTGTCGTTGCGCTGCAGACGCTTCATGCGAACAGAATTGCGGGTGAAGTCAAAACGGCTGCTGCAGTGAAGTAGAGGTGGGCGGCTAGCCTAGCCGGATGCTAGTAGGGGTCGTGGGCTAGCCTTGCGCCGATGGCGTAGCCGATTGTGGAGAGGGGGAGCCAGGTGCCGATGAGGAGGCCGTCCCCGCCCATGAGACCGCTGCCGTGACGGAAGGTAAAAAAGGTGCGCCAGAGTTTGTCGACCGCTCCGCAGTTTTCGCAGAGGCCCTTGCCGGTTGGCAGATCGAGTACCCAGACGCAGACGATGGAAAATATGACCAGGCCCGAGATCCAGGTGTAAAGTGCAATATCGTTCCGTTGAACGCGAGCTATGATTGCACCGCCAAGCATGGGAATGAGGGCGGCCAGAAATGTCGTGAGCACCTTGGGCGTCGTTGAGTCGGGATCCGGGTGATTGAGTGAGACGGCTACGATAACGCCCACGAGCAATACGATGGCGATGAGTGTGTGGCTGAGAAACCAGAAGGCTTCGCGGCCGAGGTCACCGAGAGATTTGCCCTGCGAGATGTCTCGTCCGTTCGTCATGGGTACCAAAAGCTAGATTACTTCAACGGATGTTGTGATGAGACGGCCTGTTGTTACGTCTTTCGGGTGATGTGATTGGTGGCTTAATCGCATGGTTGAGCGATTCGCTTTTAGAATAGAGAGATGCTTCTCGATGGGCTTCAACTACCGCTGACTACGCCGTTTTATCCGGACGGACGCCTCAATCTACACAAGCTGGAACACAACGTAGCTCGTTACTCGAAGACTCCGGCCGCTGGGCTGGTCGCGTTGGGTGAGACAGGAGAGCCGACGCTGCTGTCGGAGGAAGAGACGCGGCATGTATTGCGGAGTTGCGCTGCAGCGGCTGCGGCGGAGAAGGTGCTGATTGCCGGAGTGTCGCGCGATAGCGTGGCGGGGACGCTGGAACTGGCGGAGTCGGCTGCCGAGTTTGGGTATGACGTGATGCTGATGAAGCGACCTTCGATACTTCGGGATAACGGTCGAGTGGAGCATAGGAAGGAGCTGCTTGCTTACTTTCAGGCTGTGGCTGATCGGTCGGCACTGCCGGTCCTGTTGTATAGCTCGGCTGCGGAGGATGGCGCGATGTTGCCCGCAGAGGTTGTGATCGAGCTTGCGGGGCATTCAAAGATTATCGGCATGCTGGAAGGTGGAGAGGGCCGCGAGCGAATTGAGACGATCAAAAGAGGCACCGCAAATTTCAAACGTGATGTAACGGTTACATCGGTTTTCTCTGCTGTGACCGGAAGGATGCTGAGCCGCAGCGAAGGCGCAGAGGCAAAAGACCTGATTCTGGCGACTGCGTTGACGGATAGTGGAGCTGCTGTGGCGACGCCATCGAAGACGGTAGCGAAGACACGAACGAAGGTGGTGGGATTCCAAATATTGGCCGGCACGACGGATGGGATGCTGGAATCGTTGCGAGGCGGCGGAGTGGGAGCGATGCCTGCGTTTGCAGCGGCGGCTCCACAGGCCTGCTACGAGGTGCTGGCGGCGTGGAAGGATGGAGACGAGGGGTTGGCGCAGGAGAAGCAGGAGCGACTGCGGGAGGTGGCAGCGAGGATCGAGCGACAGATGGGGGTCGCGGGGATCAAATTTGGGTGTGATTTGAATGGGTACTACGGAGGGATGCCGCGTCTGCCATTGTTGCCGCTTAGTGGGGATGAACGGGGTGAGGTTGAGGCTTTAATGCAGGGGATGCGGAACTAAGACTTAGTGTTTTGGTGTGACGGGGATTCCCATGCCGCTGAGTTTGCTGCGGGCCTGCATGGCTTCGGGCGAGTTGGGGAAGCGCTGGATGAGGGTGCGGAGTTCGCGGGTGCCGGCTTCGTTTTCTTTTAAGCTGAAGAGCGCCATGCCCTTGTGGAGATGGGAGACGGGGACCTTGTTGCTGTCCGGGTACTGCTCGAGAACAGCGTCGTAGGCCTTGATGGCCGCGGGGTATCGACCGTCCTTGAATTCGATCTCGGCCTGGTAGTAGAAGGAGTTTCCGGAGAGGGGGTTGTCGGGATAGTACTTGACGACGTCGCCGAACTCAGAGGATGCGAGGGGATATTTGGCGGCCATGTAATCGCCGAGTGCGGTCTTGTAGAGCTCATCGGCGGGAGGGACGGCGGGGCCGGGGGCTTCGGCTGCCTGTGGGATGCCGGCTGAGGGTTTACCTTTTTTCGTGGCAGGCGCCACGGTTGTTGGAGGCGGTGCTGTGGTCGGGGAAGTGGGTGGGAGTGTGGCTGAGCTAGTCGGCTGCGGCATGCCGGCACTCATGGACTGCTGTTGACTCTGGACATCCTGCATCAGCTTCTGGAGGGTCGCGATGCGGGCCTTGATTTCGTCGACGGAGTCGTTGAGAGACTGGATCTGACCGGAGACCTGATCGACCTTTCCGCTTTGCGCGTCCTGCTGGGTCTGTAGCTGCTTGCGCATCGCGTCGACGTTTGCTCCCATCTTGTTGATGGAGTCGGCGCTCTGTTGGATGAGGTCTTTCATGACTCCCATGCGCTCGTCGTTCGACTGTTGAAGACGGGCTACTGCGTCCTGCAGGGCCTGGATCTGGGTCTGCAGTTGCACCATGTCTTTGCTGACGGCAAAGGCTGCTGGCGCGGAGCAGAAGCTGACGGCCACAAGGAGAGCGGCAGACGCAAGATGGAACGTCGGTATGACGAACTTGCGGTGAAGAGTTTGCTCGGGTTTGATCATGGTAGAGCGCTCGGCTTTCTGTCTTCCGTCGACCCTCGCGCTGGATTGCGCGAGGACTAAAGAGTTGGGTCAGGTTAGCAGAAACCCCTGTCCTTGAATCAGGACAGGGGAAGGGTGATCTCGGGTTGCGTTTCGGTTGGGTTAGCGGTCGAGAGAGAATTGGCCGCGGCGATTTTGCTGCCAGCAGGTTTCATTGTCTTCGGTGCAGAACTGTTTTTCTTTGCCATAGCTGATGACGCGTAGGCGGCTCGCCTGGACGCCAGCATTGACTAGTGCGGTGCGAGCGGCGTTGGCGCGGTTTTCGCCGAGGGCGAGGTTGTACTCGGCCGAACCACGATCGTCGCAGTAGCCGCCAATAACGACCTTAATCGCGGGATGAACCGTGAGATAAGCAGCTGCCCTCGTTGTGGCGGTTACGGCGTCGGGACGGAGATCATAGCTGTCGTAGTCGAAGAAGACGTCCTGAACGTTCTCGTGGAAGGCGGCGTCACTGCCCATGTCGTTATCCGCGGGCGGGGGAGCGGGGGCAACCGGAACACGCACGGTTACGCGGACATTGGCTTCGGTGGTTCCGCCATCGCCTTTGGCGGTGAGATGGAAGTTTGTGGAGGTGGAGGGCGCAACCGTCTGGGTGCCGTTGATGGTCACGTCCCCGATACCGTCGATGGTGGCAGAGGTCGCGTTTTGCGTTCGCCAGTTGAGGACGACGGATTGACCGAGATCGATGGTAAGCGGGTCAGCAGTAATTGTGGCCGTAGGTGCGGGCGGCGGAGGAGCGGGGGCAGGACCGAGCGCGTTCGGATCGATGCCGCTGGCTTTCTTATGGCAGCCAGTAACGGCGCCAATGGAAATGAGAGTTGCTGCGATTACCAAGGTCTTGCGAATTCCTGCTTGCATTGCGTTCATTTTGATATCTCCTGCTAACGGTAAGGTTTCAAAGATCTAGTTGCCTGCGAAGTGGTTCCGCAGAGACGATAAACTTTTCATTTCCAACTCCAGTTGGGCATGTCTGCTCCAGCGCCTGTGAGTTCATGTTTCTGTGTGCCGTCGGCGAGCATGGTCATGATCTTCATGTGAGCGGCTTTGCCATCGGGTGAGTTCGCATAGACGATGTGACGCCCGTCGGGGGACCATGAGGGGAAGTCGCAACGGCCGCCATCGTGGGTGAGCTGGATCCAACGTTTCGTGGCGATCTCCATGACGTAGATGTCTTGTCCGCCGGGAGCTCCCGGGCCGTATTTACGATCCCAGGCGAAGGTGAGGAACTGTCCGTTGGGAGACCATGAGGGTGAAGTTGCGTAACCTCCGTCGGTCATACGCTGGACGTTGGAGCCGTCGATGTCCATGACGTAGAGCTGAGGAAGATTGGTGCGGCCACTGATCCAGGCGATCTGCGATCCAGTGCGTGGATTGAAGACGGGTGAGACATCGGGGCCGCGAAAGCTGGTGATGCGGCGTGGCAGGGTGCCGTTGGCGTCAGAGATCCAGATCTCGGGATCACCGCTGCGCGAAGAGGAGTAAGCAATGTCCTTGCCGTTGGGCGACCATGCGGGAGAGAGGTTGGTTCCACCCACAGAGGCGAAGTTGACCATGCGGTTGAGGACCAGGGAGTACATCCGGATCTGAAAGCCGTCGTGGCCGAGCGATGAGAATGCGAGGCGTGAGTTGTCCGGCGAGATGCGAGGGGAGATGGAGACTGTACCGAGATGAGTGATAGCGTGCTGGTTGGCGCCGTCGTAGTCCATCTGCCAGATCTCTTTGTTCGCGCCTGTGAGCTTGACGTAGAAGATCTTCGATTCGGCGATGCCCTGACTGCCTCCGCTGAGACGGAAGATAATCTCGTCGGCAAAGCGGTGTGCGATCTGGCGGGCAGAATCGTCGCTTGCGTCTTCGTTGTACTGCTTGGCGAGTACTTGCGGGTATTGGAGATTTTTCGCGTCGAAGAGGAAGCCGTTGCAGATGATCTTGCTGCCCTGAACGCTGAAGTTGCCGAAGGCAACCATCGCGGCGGAGGTTGGCGCGTCGGCCCACTGTTGAATTTTGATTTCTGCGGGGGCGCCTGGAATGGCTTGCGGCAGGAGACTTTTGGAGACGATGTCGAAGATGCCTGCGTTGCTGAGGTCTGCGAACAAGGTCGTGTCGAAGGTGTGTTTGAAGGCCGTGGTTTGGGGATCAGCGGATGTGGGCTTGAAGTCAGCGACGGCTATGCGAATGTTAGAGACACCGCTGGACGTCTCGGTCTTAAAGCCTTCTTGCGCATGCAGAGCGGAGGCGCCGGCAAGTAGGAGAAGAAGAGTTTCAAGACATCCAATGTAAGCGCGCCAAAGGAAGTTCGTTCGTTTCTGTCTAAGCATTCTGTTCCATGTTAGACGCAAAGTGGGCTAT
Coding sequences within:
- a CDS encoding dihydrodipicolinate synthase family protein is translated as MLLDGLQLPLTTPFYPDGRLNLHKLEHNVARYSKTPAAGLVALGETGEPTLLSEEETRHVLRSCAAAAAAEKVLIAGVSRDSVAGTLELAESAAEFGYDVMLMKRPSILRDNGRVEHRKELLAYFQAVADRSALPVLLYSSAAEDGAMLPAEVVIELAGHSKIIGMLEGGEGRERIETIKRGTANFKRDVTVTSVFSAVTGRMLSRSEGAEAKDLILATALTDSGAAVATPSKTVAKTRTKVVGFQILAGTTDGMLESLRGGGVGAMPAFAAAAPQACYEVLAAWKDGDEGLAQEKQERLREVAARIERQMGVAGIKFGCDLNGYYGGMPRLPLLPLSGDERGEVEALMQGMRN
- a CDS encoding tetratricopeptide repeat protein is translated as MIKPEQTLHRKFVIPTFHLASAALLVAVSFCSAPAAFAVSKDMVQLQTQIQALQDAVARLQQSNDERMGVMKDLIQQSADSINKMGANVDAMRKQLQTQQDAQSGKVDQVSGQIQSLNDSVDEIKARIATLQKLMQDVQSQQQSMSAGMPQPTSSATLPPTSPTTAPPPTTVAPATKKGKPSAGIPQAAEAPGPAVPPADELYKTALGDYMAAKYPLASSEFGDVVKYYPDNPLSGNSFYYQAEIEFKDGRYPAAIKAYDAVLEQYPDSNKVPVSHLHKGMALFSLKENEAGTRELRTLIQRFPNSPEAMQARSKLSGMGIPVTPKH
- a CDS encoding OmpA family protein codes for the protein MQAGIRKTLVIAATLISIGAVTGCHKKASGIDPNALGPAPAPPPPAPTATITADPLTIDLGQSVVLNWRTQNATSATIDGIGDVTINGTQTVAPSTSTNFHLTAKGDGGTTEANVRVTVRVPVAPAPPPADNDMGSDAAFHENVQDVFFDYDSYDLRPDAVTATTRAAAYLTVHPAIKVVIGGYCDDRGSAEYNLALGENRANAARTALVNAGVQASRLRVISYGKEKQFCTEDNETCWQQNRRGQFSLDR
- a CDS encoding translocation protein TolB; the protein is MLRQKRTNFLWRAYIGCLETLLLLLAGASALHAQEGFKTETSSGVSNIRIAVADFKPTSADPQTTAFKHTFDTTLFADLSNAGIFDIVSKSLLPQAIPGAPAEIKIQQWADAPTSAAMVAFGNFSVQGSKIICNGFLFDAKNLQYPQVLAKQYNEDASDDSARQIAHRFADEIIFRLSGGSQGIAESKIFYVKLTGANKEIWQMDYDGANQHAITHLGTVSISPRISPDNSRLAFSSLGHDGFQIRMYSLVLNRMVNFASVGGTNLSPAWSPNGKDIAYSSSRSGDPEIWISDANGTLPRRITSFRGPDVSPVFNPRTGSQIAWISGRTNLPQLYVMDIDGSNVQRMTDGGYATSPSWSPNGQFLTFAWDRKYGPGAPGGQDIYVMEIATKRWIQLTHDGGRCDFPSWSPDGRHIVYANSPDGKAAHMKIMTMLADGTQKHELTGAGADMPNWSWK